In one Aeromicrobium wangtongii genomic region, the following are encoded:
- the rpsK gene encoding 30S ribosomal protein S11 — translation MPPKSAGKKVRRKEKKNVAAGEAHIKSTFNNTHVTITDPTGAVISWASGGTVGFKGSRKSTPFAAGMAAESAGRQAMEHGMKKVDVFVKGPGSGRETAIRSLSGVGLEVGTISDVTPSPHNGCRPPKHRRL, via the coding sequence ATGCCTCCTAAGTCAGCTGGCAAGAAGGTTCGCCGCAAGGAGAAGAAGAACGTTGCTGCGGGCGAAGCCCACATCAAGAGCACGTTCAACAACACGCACGTCACGATCACGGACCCCACGGGCGCTGTGATCTCCTGGGCCTCCGGCGGAACCGTCGGCTTCAAGGGCTCGCGCAAGTCGACGCCGTTCGCCGCCGGCATGGCCGCGGAGTCGGCCGGTCGTCAGGCGATGGAGCACGGGATGAAGAAGGTCGACGTCTTCGTGAAGGGCCCCGGTTCGGGCCGCGAGACGGCGATCCGGTCGCTGAGCGGAGTCGGCCTCGAGGTCGGCACCATCTCCGACGTGACCCCCAGCCCCCACAACGGCTGCCGTCC
- the rpsM gene encoding 30S ribosomal protein S13 — translation MARLVGVDLPREKRIEIGLTYVFGIGRTRAAETLAATGISPDKRVHELTDDDLVALRDHIEANYQTEGDLRRTVTADIRRKMEIGSYQGRRHRAHLPVRGQRTKTNARTRKGPKRTVAGKKK, via the coding sequence ATGGCACGCCTCGTAGGAGTTGATCTCCCGCGCGAAAAGCGCATCGAGATCGGACTCACATATGTATTCGGGATCGGCCGCACCCGTGCCGCCGAGACCCTCGCAGCGACGGGCATCAGCCCGGACAAGCGAGTTCACGAGCTCACCGATGACGACCTCGTGGCGCTCCGCGATCACATCGAAGCGAACTACCAGACCGAGGGCGACCTGCGTCGTACGGTCACGGCAGACATTCGCCGCAAGATGGAGATCGGCAGCTACCAGGGCCGTCGTCACCGCGCGCACCTGCCCGTTCGCGGCCAGCGCACCAAGACCAACGCGCGTACCCGCAAGGGCCCCAAGCGCACCGTTGCCGGAAAGAAGAAGTGA
- the rpmJ gene encoding 50S ribosomal protein L36 encodes MKVNPSVKKICDKCKVIRRHGRVMVICENPRHKQRQG; translated from the coding sequence ATGAAGGTCAACCCGAGCGTGAAGAAGATCTGTGACAAGTGCAAGGTGATTCGTCGCCACGGCCGTGTCATGGTCATCTGCGAAAACCCCCGCCACAAGCAGCGCCAGGGTTAA